From Candidatus Omnitrophota bacterium, one genomic window encodes:
- a CDS encoding radical SAM protein, giving the protein MKVLLVKPYNQSDHIQPSLGLGYLASAIRKEHDVMLLDCIKDNLTIDKFVPILKEHNPDILGLQCYTFDLPFIRLALRAAKNLNKDIVTVIGGPHSSALPEATLKAEKDLDFLFVGEAEKGFPQLVNAVEKGPKDFSGIPGLGFREGGAIKINPKIIVDDLDSLGLPAWDLIKPQEYPESQHGAFFKQFPIAPIMVTRGCPYSCTFCAGKIVSGRKIRRRSIDNVLGEIKMLNKDFGIKEFHIIDDNFTMDKEYAKDLLRKLKELDLGMTWAVPNGVRMDALDDELLALMKETGLYMISLGIESGSDEVLRAMKKNITVAKIRECVNRIDRAGIDIAGFFILGFPDETVATIKQTIDFAVELPLKRANFFTYLPFPGTESYEKLLASGELKDVDWERFYFTNAAYVPRGITRKELKSLHRLAFAKFYLRSHIILYQLKSIQSVKHFGFLARRFVRWIVAS; this is encoded by the coding sequence ATGAAAGTACTTCTGGTTAAGCCTTATAATCAGAGCGATCATATCCAGCCGTCTCTCGGCCTGGGATACCTGGCGAGCGCGATCAGGAAAGAGCATGATGTAATGCTCCTGGACTGCATCAAGGATAATCTCACGATCGATAAATTTGTGCCTATCCTTAAAGAGCATAACCCGGATATCCTCGGGCTGCAATGTTATACGTTCGACCTTCCGTTCATAAGGCTGGCGCTCCGCGCGGCAAAAAACCTCAATAAAGATATCGTGACCGTAATAGGTGGGCCGCACTCTTCGGCCCTGCCGGAGGCAACGCTCAAGGCCGAGAAGGACCTCGATTTTCTATTTGTCGGCGAGGCGGAGAAAGGATTCCCTCAGCTTGTGAACGCGGTCGAGAAGGGGCCAAAGGATTTCTCCGGAATACCGGGCCTCGGATTCAGGGAAGGCGGCGCTATAAAGATAAATCCTAAGATAATCGTGGATGACCTGGATAGCCTTGGGCTTCCGGCCTGGGATCTTATAAAGCCACAGGAGTATCCGGAGTCGCAGCATGGCGCTTTCTTTAAGCAGTTTCCGATAGCGCCCATCATGGTTACGAGAGGCTGCCCCTATTCCTGCACATTTTGCGCCGGCAAGATAGTCTCCGGAAGGAAGATACGTCGCAGGTCCATCGATAACGTTCTGGGCGAGATAAAGATGCTCAATAAAGATTTCGGAATAAAGGAATTCCATATAATCGACGACAATTTTACGATGGATAAAGAGTATGCGAAGGATCTTTTACGGAAGCTGAAGGAGCTGGATCTGGGCATGACATGGGCCGTCCCTAACGGCGTCAGGATGGACGCGCTCGATGATGAGCTTCTGGCCCTGATGAAAGAGACGGGGCTATACATGATATCGCTTGGGATCGAGTCCGGCTCGGATGAAGTACTAAGAGCCATGAAAAAAAATATCACCGTGGCCAAGATAAGGGAATGCGTTAACAGGATCGACAGGGCGGGCATAGATATAGCGGGCTTCTTCATACTGGGATTTCCCGACGAGACAGTGGCGACTATCAAACAGACCATAGATTTCGCCGTGGAGCTTCCGCTCAAGAGGGCCAACTTTTTCACATATCTGCCGTTTCCCGGAACGGAGAGCTATGAAAAGCTATTGGCGAGCGGAGAATTAAAGGATGTGGACTGGGAACGGTTTTATTTTACAAATGCCGCTTACGTGCCTCGTGGAATAACAAGAAAAGAGCTGAAGAGCCTGCACCGCCTGGCCTTCGCTAAATTTTATTTGAGGTCGCATATCATACTGTACCAGCTGAAGTCGATACAGTCGGTAAAACATTTCGGATTTTTAGCCCGGCGCTTTGTGCGCTGGATAGTGGCAAGTTAA
- a CDS encoding radical SAM protein: protein MKVLLVFAGIAETGFNRSGERFKLVWINHGLASISSSVKKAAHEVSLIDLRQLASWDEFKEKVKASMPQVVGFTMMSVDYETVTRAIAIVKEIDRNIKVVVGGPHPNLALEEVKENPGIDHIVLGEGEISFVELLKDLESGKTADRIIRGVKPDLDSLPFADREIFAAGEMPIDHFLRIPFVTIIAGRGCIYNCSFCQPAERIIFGSKVRRRSVKNVMDELKLLRERSNFQSLMIHDDCLTENRKWVMDFCDEYKKNRFGRPFICQSRADIICRNEDMVKRMARSGLVMFLIGFESGNQRVLNFLRKGTKTEQNYKAAAICKRYGVRVWANYMLGIPTETKREALDTLKMIRKIKPYRASPAFFTPHPGSDLYKYCEEEGISLIKSHNDYSRSPDSPKIKGIDYVFLKGVLEESKKVPLSVKIKRKIDHTVERKLKKHIIKFKKRLGVAV, encoded by the coding sequence ATGAAGGTATTGCTGGTATTCGCGGGAATAGCCGAAACGGGTTTTAACCGGTCCGGAGAGAGGTTTAAACTTGTATGGATAAATCATGGTCTGGCTTCGATATCCAGTTCCGTCAAGAAGGCCGCTCACGAAGTGAGCCTTATAGATTTGAGGCAGCTTGCGTCCTGGGATGAATTTAAGGAGAAGGTTAAGGCCTCTATGCCTCAGGTGGTCGGCTTTACGATGATGAGCGTCGACTATGAGACGGTTACCCGGGCCATTGCTATAGTAAAAGAGATAGATAGGAATATAAAAGTGGTAGTTGGCGGACCGCATCCGAACCTTGCGCTTGAAGAAGTTAAAGAGAACCCCGGCATAGACCATATAGTGCTCGGCGAAGGAGAGATCAGCTTCGTCGAACTGCTCAAGGACCTGGAGTCAGGGAAGACGGCCGATCGAATAATAAGAGGCGTGAAGCCGGACCTGGACAGCCTTCCCTTCGCCGACAGGGAGATATTCGCCGCCGGAGAAATGCCGATAGACCATTTCCTCAGGATACCTTTTGTCACGATAATAGCCGGCAGAGGCTGTATCTACAATTGCAGTTTTTGCCAGCCAGCCGAGAGGATCATATTCGGCTCCAAGGTCAGAAGGCGGAGCGTAAAGAACGTTATGGATGAATTGAAGCTCTTGCGCGAAAGATCGAATTTTCAGAGCCTGATGATCCATGACGATTGCCTTACCGAAAACAGAAAATGGGTAATGGATTTCTGCGATGAGTATAAAAAGAACAGGTTCGGCCGGCCATTCATCTGCCAGTCCAGGGCCGATATAATATGCAGGAACGAGGATATGGTGAAGAGGATGGCCCGCTCAGGGCTCGTAATGTTCCTGATAGGATTCGAGAGCGGGAACCAGAGGGTGTTGAATTTCTTAAGGAAGGGGACAAAGACCGAACAGAATTACAAGGCGGCGGCTATATGTAAGAGATACGGCGTCCGCGTCTGGGCGAATTATATGCTGGGTATTCCGACCGAGACTAAGAGAGAGGCTCTTGATACCCTTAAAATGATACGAAAGATAAAGCCTTATAGGGCGAGCCCCGCTTTCTTCACGCCGCATCCCGGCAGCGATCTGTATAAATATTGCGAAGAAGAAGGTATATCTCTCATAAAGAGCCATAACGATTATTCCCGCTCCCCGGACAGCCCAAAGATAAAGGGGATAGATTATGTTTTCCTGAAAGGGGTTCTTGAAGAATCAAAGAAAGTGCCGCTATCGGTTAAGATAAAGAGAAAGATCGACCATACGGTGGAGCGGAAGTTAAAGAAGCACATTATAAAATTCAAGAAGAGGCTGGGGGTGGCAGTATGA
- a CDS encoding glycosyltransferase family 2 protein produces MNLRRRVAAAVMEKIKITVAIITKNEEKRIAKCLENVIWADDIVVVDGFSTDKTIEIAKSLGARVVDHKFSGSFADERNVGNDNAKHDWVLHIDADDVVTDSFRKKLEKALSGNEDVVIYKFRRRNFFLGHSMDHGGFHHYIPNLVNRKHVKYKGEVHEVPVYEGAMGVIDADVNHYPFDSIDQFVQRQNRYAGIAAKKMLETEGILSERLIKKALVNKTFKIFWKSYVKKQGYKEGIYGLIFGILFAFINFLKWAKYWELVKKDE; encoded by the coding sequence ATGAACCTAAGAAGGAGAGTTGCTGCTGCTGTCATGGAAAAGATTAAGATCACTGTAGCGATTATCACTAAGAACGAAGAGAAGCGTATTGCCAAGTGCCTTGAGAACGTCATCTGGGCGGATGATATAGTCGTGGTTGACGGTTTCAGCACGGACAAGACCATTGAGATAGCGAAGTCGCTAGGCGCTCGCGTAGTCGATCATAAATTTTCCGGATCATTCGCCGATGAGCGGAATGTAGGCAACGATAATGCGAAGCACGATTGGGTTCTCCATATAGACGCCGATGACGTCGTTACGGATAGTTTCAGGAAGAAGCTGGAGAAGGCACTCTCCGGAAACGAAGATGTAGTAATTTATAAATTCAGGAGGAGAAACTTCTTCTTAGGCCACTCGATGGACCATGGCGGGTTCCATCATTACATACCCAACCTGGTTAATAGGAAACATGTTAAGTACAAAGGTGAAGTTCATGAGGTGCCGGTATATGAAGGCGCTATGGGCGTGATCGACGCTGATGTAAATCATTATCCATTCGATTCGATCGATCAATTTGTTCAAAGGCAGAACAGGTATGCCGGTATCGCGGCCAAAAAGATGCTCGAAACTGAAGGCATATTAAGCGAGCGCCTGATAAAGAAGGCCCTTGTGAACAAGACATTCAAAATATTCTGGAAGTCTTATGTGAAGAAACAGGGGTATAAAGAAGGCATTTACGGGCTTATCTTCGGGATCCTGTTCGCGTTCATCAATTTTTTAAAATGGGCGAAGTACTGGGAGCTTGTGAAGAAAGATGAGTAA
- a CDS encoding glycosyltransferase family 2 protein, whose amino-acid sequence MPGKAPVSIVVITKNEEDNIAACLESASWADEIIILDDASTDDTVKIAKGFTDKVFSRKMDIEGKHRNYAYSLAKNNWVLSLDADERVTPELAEEITNLLKGEMKDKAYTIPIKSYLGKRWIRHSGWYPAAKVRLFDKRFFKYEEAEVHPRVFIDGTCGHLKKDIIHYSYRDFHDFFVSINNQTTLEAKKWYKERRNINFIKMYRKGLSRFLKGYVQKGGFKDGLLGFTISWAGALYQFMSYVKYKEMLDNEPKKESCCCCHGKD is encoded by the coding sequence ATGCCCGGTAAAGCGCCTGTCTCAATTGTAGTGATCACGAAGAATGAAGAGGATAACATAGCGGCCTGTCTCGAGAGCGCGTCATGGGCGGATGAGATCATAATCCTCGACGATGCCAGCACTGATGATACCGTGAAGATAGCCAAAGGGTTTACGGACAAAGTGTTCAGCCGTAAGATGGACATAGAGGGCAAACACAGGAATTACGCCTACTCGCTCGCGAAGAACAATTGGGTGCTCAGCCTGGACGCGGACGAGCGCGTTACTCCGGAGCTCGCCGAAGAGATTACGAATCTATTGAAAGGCGAGATGAAAGATAAGGCCTATACCATACCCATTAAGTCATATCTGGGTAAGAGGTGGATAAGGCATAGCGGCTGGTATCCTGCCGCGAAGGTCAGGCTCTTCGATAAGCGTTTCTTCAAATATGAGGAAGCGGAGGTCCACCCAAGGGTATTTATCGACGGCACGTGCGGCCATCTCAAGAAGGATATCATTCATTATTCTTACAGGGATTTTCATGATTTCTTTGTAAGCATAAATAACCAGACAACGCTCGAGGCAAAGAAGTGGTATAAGGAGCGCCGTAATATTAATTTTATAAAGATGTACCGCAAAGGCCTCTCGCGATTTCTGAAAGGGTATGTACAGAAGGGCGGGTTCAAAGACGGCCTCCTGGGATTTACTATTTCGTGGGCGGGCGCGCTATATCAATTTATGAGTTACGTGAAGTATAAAGAGATGCTCGACAATGAACCTAAGAAGGAGAGTTGCTGCTGCTGTCATGGAAAAGATTAA
- a CDS encoding glycosyltransferase family 2 protein has translation MSKCDIIIPVWNQLEVTRECIDSILKNTNYPYRLIVIDNGSEAPTESYLSGLKENKGLDLLLIRNDKNLGFVKAVNQGVVVSDAPYLCIMNNDTIAASGWLEEMVDVIEANPSIGLLNPSSNTSGQFPGERSIDEYALTLKGFKGQIQELYTCRGFCMLVTKEAIKRVGLLDEIYHVGYFDDTDYCKRAQALGYKTARAKAAYVYHKENVSFRTLKNNKDLFSDNEKIFFERWGRHVRVGYFIDGPLSNEKADEIATSVARHGHQIMIFLKKGLNWPVTIDHFDIRRVDVNPLLFGVASIYKILKRKKKKKVEVLLTDNRSFGRLLNITKSLHGADVIVGPDKESLLTLLERKSKVF, from the coding sequence ATGAGTAAGTGCGATATTATAATTCCCGTCTGGAATCAGCTCGAAGTGACGCGCGAGTGCATAGATTCGATATTGAAGAATACGAATTATCCTTACAGGCTCATAGTCATCGATAACGGAAGCGAGGCCCCGACCGAAAGCTATCTCTCGGGCCTTAAAGAGAATAAGGGCCTGGACCTTCTATTGATACGGAACGATAAGAACCTAGGATTCGTAAAGGCGGTGAACCAGGGCGTGGTCGTTTCGGACGCGCCTTACCTGTGCATCATGAATAACGATACGATCGCCGCATCCGGCTGGCTCGAAGAGATGGTGGACGTTATTGAGGCGAACCCGTCCATCGGACTATTGAACCCGTCGAGTAATACGTCCGGGCAGTTCCCGGGAGAAAGGTCGATAGATGAGTATGCTCTCACCTTGAAGGGGTTCAAAGGACAGATACAGGAACTCTACACATGCCGCGGTTTCTGCATGCTGGTCACCAAAGAAGCGATCAAGCGCGTCGGCCTCCTCGACGAGATCTACCATGTCGGATACTTTGACGATACGGATTACTGCAAGAGAGCGCAGGCACTCGGTTATAAGACGGCACGCGCCAAGGCGGCGTACGTATATCATAAGGAAAATGTGAGCTTCAGGACTTTGAAGAATAACAAAGACCTCTTCAGTGATAACGAGAAAATATTTTTTGAGCGGTGGGGAAGGCATGTGAGGGTAGGATATTTCATAGACGGGCCGTTGTCCAATGAGAAGGCCGATGAGATCGCTACAAGCGTGGCGAGACATGGGCATCAGATCATGATATTCCTGAAGAAAGGGTTGAATTGGCCCGTAACCATCGATCATTTTGATATAAGGCGGGTGGATGTCAACCCCTTGCTGTTCGGCGTTGCGTCGATATACAAGATACTGAAGCGTAAAAAGAAGAAGAAAGTTGAGGTCCTGTTGACGGATAATAGATCCTTCGGAAGGCTGTTGAATATCACAAAGAGCCTGCACGGCGCGGACGTTATCGTCGGCCCGGATAAGGAGAGCCTGTTAACGCTTTTAGAGCGGAAATCGAAAGTATTTTAA
- a CDS encoding glycosyltransferase family 9 protein: MKIKKILIINPFGIGDVLFSTPLVEILKSRYRDCFIGYVCNKRSYEVIRSNPKIDKFFIYEKDDYRKAWERSKMGCLRLIWDFLMTLMRERFNIAIDLSLGYQYSLLLGLIGIRERFGFNYRKRGRFLTRKIDIDGFNEKHVVEYYCDILKFLDINIRDLKPSPKVYITNEDIAWANDFLKANGVTESDSLIGVIPGCGASWGADARHRRWDSDGFAKVCDGLAERYGAKVVLLGDSHETEICDNIQSKIKSKAIMACGKTNLRNFLGLINRCKLIITNDGGPLHMAVGLGLNTVSIFGPVDENIYGPYPMSKDHIVISKGDIPCRPCYKKFKYKICEDRSCLKSIKADEVLEAAGRFLSKGA, translated from the coding sequence ATGAAGATTAAAAAGATCCTTATTATAAATCCCTTTGGCATCGGAGATGTCCTATTCTCTACTCCGCTTGTAGAGATATTGAAAAGCAGATATCGCGACTGCTTTATAGGCTACGTTTGTAATAAGAGATCTTACGAGGTCATAAGATCAAACCCGAAGATCGATAAGTTTTTTATATACGAGAAAGACGATTACAGGAAAGCATGGGAGCGGTCGAAGATGGGATGTCTTAGACTGATCTGGGACTTCCTGATGACCCTTATGCGGGAAAGATTCAACATCGCCATCGATCTTTCATTGGGGTACCAGTATAGCCTGCTCTTAGGTCTTATAGGGATACGGGAAAGATTCGGATTTAATTACAGGAAGAGAGGCCGGTTCCTTACCCGTAAGATAGATATAGACGGTTTCAACGAAAAACATGTCGTGGAATATTACTGCGATATATTGAAATTTCTGGATATCAATATAAGGGATCTTAAACCAAGCCCCAAAGTCTATATAACGAACGAAGATATTGCCTGGGCAAACGACTTCCTGAAAGCTAACGGTGTTACCGAGAGCGATTCTTTGATAGGCGTGATACCCGGATGCGGCGCGAGCTGGGGGGCCGACGCGCGCCACAGGCGCTGGGATAGCGACGGATTCGCGAAGGTGTGCGACGGCCTGGCGGAGCGTTACGGCGCTAAAGTGGTGCTTCTGGGCGATTCTCACGAAACAGAGATATGTGATAATATCCAAAGTAAGATAAAAAGCAAGGCTATAATGGCCTGCGGCAAAACGAACCTCAGGAATTTTCTAGGATTGATCAACAGGTGCAAGCTTATCATAACCAATGACGGCGGTCCGCTGCATATGGCGGTGGGCTTAGGGTTGAATACGGTGTCGATATTCGGGCCCGTAGATGAAAATATATACGGGCCGTATCCGATGTCCAAAGATCATATTGTCATATCGAAAGGCGACATCCCCTGCAGGCCCTGCTATAAAAAGTTTAAATACAAGATCTGCGAAGATAGGTCGTGCCTTAAGTCCATAAAGGCTGATGAAGTGCTGGAGGCGGCGGGCAGATTTTTATCGAAAGGCGCATGA
- a CDS encoding glycosyltransferase family 2 protein, which produces MKCDIIIPVWNQLSFTKDCLEHILRNTRYPYRLILIDNASEKDTEEYLRKFASDNPDKTVLIRNKGNAGYIKAVNQGLKISSAPYVCMMNNDTIPAPGWLESMVEFAETHPDVGLINPQCGGHSDASVDAYARTLERYKGEYMEMNQCQGFCMLVKRELIDKIGVLDEAFGIGGYDDTDYSIRAHKAGYRSVSIRDSYVYHRIHASFDKAGNREEWVKRNQKIYYDKWGKHLRIGVLSSLNTLDRAEISGLTEYVYGLAREWSWVHLWINSAQGEDAIRKLIEGTMREKSLAPHQNIRIDYFNLPRLLFDLTISGKMIERLRKRMKDKRFDAIVSFEDKAGGLVYPIAKMTGSSVIKPPSLKRACDWLEEGRKTALAVKETRDGR; this is translated from the coding sequence ATGAAGTGCGACATAATCATCCCTGTCTGGAACCAGTTATCTTTCACCAAAGATTGCCTGGAGCATATCTTACGAAATACCCGCTATCCTTACAGGCTTATTCTTATCGATAACGCAAGCGAGAAAGATACGGAAGAGTACCTGCGCAAGTTTGCCTCTGATAACCCGGATAAGACGGTGCTTATACGAAATAAGGGGAACGCCGGATATATAAAGGCGGTTAACCAGGGACTTAAGATCTCCAGCGCTCCTTACGTTTGCATGATGAACAATGATACGATCCCGGCTCCCGGATGGTTAGAGAGTATGGTGGAGTTTGCCGAGACCCATCCCGATGTCGGTCTTATAAACCCCCAGTGCGGCGGCCATAGCGATGCTTCAGTCGACGCTTATGCGCGGACGCTCGAGCGCTATAAGGGCGAGTATATGGAGATGAACCAGTGCCAGGGCTTCTGTATGCTCGTGAAAAGGGAGCTGATAGATAAGATAGGCGTTCTGGATGAGGCTTTCGGCATAGGCGGCTACGATGATACAGATTACTCGATAAGGGCCCATAAGGCGGGATACAGGTCTGTCTCCATACGTGACTCCTATGTCTACCACCGCATTCATGCCTCCTTCGATAAGGCCGGTAACAGGGAAGAGTGGGTGAAGAGAAACCAAAAGATTTATTACGATAAGTGGGGGAAGCATCTCCGCATAGGCGTCTTATCCTCGCTCAATACGCTCGATCGCGCCGAGATATCAGGGCTGACAGAGTATGTCTACGGCCTCGCCAGGGAATGGTCCTGGGTCCATCTATGGATCAATTCCGCGCAAGGCGAAGACGCGATAAGAAAATTAATAGAAGGGACGATGAGGGAAAAGAGCCTTGCGCCGCACCAGAATATAAGGATAGACTATTTTAATCTCCCCCGGTTATTATTCGATCTCACAATCTCAGGGAAAATGATCGAGAGGTTGCGTAAACGTATGAAGGATAAGAGATTCGATGCTATAGTCTCCTTCGAAGATAAGGCTGGCGGGCTTGTTTATCCTATAGCAAAAATGACCGGATCGTCTGTAATAAAACCGCCTTCGCTGAAACGCGCGTGCGATTGGCTGGAAGAAGGCCGAAAAACCGCTTTGGCTGTAAAAGAGACACGCGATGGCAGATAG
- a CDS encoding glycosyltransferase family 2 protein, with amino-acid sequence MKCDIIIPVWNQLSFTKDCIDSIRKNTPGEYGLIVIDNASGEETVNYLEGLKASGELPLRLIRNSENLGFVRAVNQGMTASEAPFLCLLNNDTIVTKDWLKEMIAVADSSADIGIVNPSSNNLGQKPADGEPVDLYAEKIRRLSGRSVELGAAIGFCMLIKRELIRKIGLFDEIYGMGNFEDTDFSRKAVKEGYRCVRACGAYVYHRESSSFGKVKTFDEDFNRNKEIFEFRWGKPKRIAYILDLYDVNILKRLEMDSIKLARDGNWVWFFAKDEVKMPVHSNITMVTADKNNFYMNTAFKILTKKKRFSEIFVGGQKFWKFLDALSFIHKAKVRYY; translated from the coding sequence ATGAAGTGTGATATAATAATACCGGTCTGGAATCAGCTCTCTTTTACGAAAGATTGCATAGATTCGATCAGGAAGAATACGCCCGGTGAATACGGGCTCATTGTAATAGATAACGCAAGCGGCGAGGAGACCGTAAATTATCTCGAAGGCCTCAAGGCATCCGGCGAGCTGCCGCTTAGACTGATCAGGAATAGTGAAAATTTAGGTTTTGTGAGGGCCGTTAACCAGGGCATGACCGCTTCGGAGGCCCCATTCCTCTGCCTTCTGAATAACGATACGATCGTTACAAAAGACTGGCTAAAGGAGATGATAGCTGTCGCCGACAGTTCGGCCGATATAGGGATAGTGAATCCGTCGAGCAATAATCTGGGCCAGAAGCCGGCGGATGGGGAACCGGTGGACCTCTATGCCGAAAAGATCAGGCGGCTTTCCGGCCGATCTGTGGAACTCGGCGCGGCGATAGGGTTCTGCATGCTGATCAAACGCGAGTTAATAAGAAAGATAGGACTCTTTGACGAGATATACGGGATGGGCAATTTCGAGGATACAGACTTCTCGCGTAAAGCCGTCAAAGAAGGATACAGGTGCGTCAGGGCATGCGGCGCATATGTATATCACAGGGAGAGCTCTTCCTTTGGAAAGGTGAAGACGTTTGATGAAGATTTTAACAGGAATAAAGAGATATTCGAGTTCAGGTGGGGCAAGCCCAAAAGGATCGCTTATATTCTCGACCTTTACGACGTCAATATCCTGAAGAGGCTGGAGATGGATTCCATCAAGCTTGCCAGGGACGGTAACTGGGTATGGTTCTTCGCTAAAGACGAAGTGAAGATGCCCGTCCATTCCAATATAACTATGGTGACGGCGGATAAGAATAATTTTTATATGAATACGGCGTTCAAGATACTGACGAAGAAGAAGCGTTTCAGCGAGATATTCGTAGGAGGCCAGAAATTCTGGAAGTTTTTAGATGCCCTTTCATTTATCCATAAAGCGAAAGTGAGGTACTATTAA
- a CDS encoding glycosyltransferase family 2 protein, with the protein MREKILSVVMPVYNEKNTVTKIMDKVLKLDMVKELIIVDDGSTDGTRDVLAKVAADPRVKVVLHEKNSGKGAALRTGFKAATGEIVTVQDADLEYDPNEFVEMAAPIEDGMADVVYGSRLSGGKPQRVHMFWHKIGNSFLTFMMNFLYNSTLSDIETCYKMFRKKVIDGIDIKSNDFSVEPELTAKILKDKSLRIYEMPISYYGRSYAEGKKISWKHGFGALWAIIKYRFVN; encoded by the coding sequence ATGCGAGAGAAGATCCTGTCGGTCGTGATGCCCGTCTATAACGAAAAGAATACGGTCACGAAGATAATGGATAAAGTGTTGAAGCTCGACATGGTGAAAGAGCTGATAATAGTCGATGACGGGTCCACGGACGGCACGAGAGATGTCCTGGCGAAAGTCGCAGCTGATCCCAGAGTGAAAGTAGTGCTCCATGAAAAGAATAGCGGCAAAGGCGCGGCATTGCGGACGGGCTTTAAGGCTGCTACAGGCGAGATAGTCACCGTGCAGGATGCGGACCTCGAGTACGATCCGAACGAGTTTGTGGAGATGGCTGCTCCGATAGAGGATGGTATGGCCGATGTTGTCTACGGCTCCAGGCTGTCGGGCGGCAAGCCGCAGCGTGTGCATATGTTCTGGCACAAGATAGGGAACAGCTTCCTTACGTTCATGATGAACTTCTTATATAACTCCACATTATCAGATATCGAGACGTGCTATAAGATGTTCCGAAAGAAGGTCATAGATGGTATAGATATAAAGTCGAACGATTTTTCGGTCGAGCCCGAGCTTACCGCGAAGATCCTGAAGGATAAGTCCTTGAGGATTTATGAGATGCCGATATCCTATTACGGCAGAAGTTATGCCGAAGGGAAGAAGATATCCTGGAAACACGGTTTCGGCGCGCTCTGGGCGATCATTAAATACAGGTTTGTTAACTGA
- a CDS encoding glycosyltransferase family 2 protein, translated as MADRTVDIIIPVFNEAALTKNCLESIVNNSDTPYHLILIDNASGEETRKCLEEFVRTNRNSVLIRNGTNLGWVKAVNQGINMSSGPYICIMNNDTVVRTPGWLYKLIAAVEANPGAGLVNPRFETKNAAIAERYPYIEIDFCRGYCVLIKRAVIDKIGGLDEAYGLGYYDDDDFSVRAIRANFRCIRANDIVVEHIRDSTFSTVFKDKARRELHEKNKQLFYSKWGRRLRIVFIVTKTLDKERLKDVLLLLARRQHIVYLWNLAEPLGIRHINIRERIFPKIFPGALLSLTLFINSIKKEAKRYNLVFVDNPGVAMKLSGDCPAVHCVDVERGADRVCQIADSAAKDTR; from the coding sequence ATGGCAGATAGGACGGTCGACATCATAATACCGGTATTCAACGAGGCCGCGCTTACAAAGAACTGTCTGGAGAGCATCGTCAATAATTCCGATACGCCGTATCATTTGATACTGATCGATAACGCGAGCGGCGAAGAGACAAGAAAGTGTCTGGAAGAGTTTGTCAGGACGAATAGAAATTCCGTGCTTATACGGAACGGGACAAACCTCGGATGGGTAAAGGCCGTCAACCAGGGAATAAATATGTCGTCGGGCCCTTATATCTGCATTATGAACAATGATACGGTCGTGAGAACGCCCGGATGGCTCTATAAGTTGATAGCGGCCGTCGAAGCGAACCCCGGCGCCGGGCTCGTGAACCCGCGTTTTGAGACCAAGAACGCCGCTATTGCGGAAAGATATCCTTATATCGAGATAGATTTTTGCAGGGGCTACTGCGTTCTGATAAAGAGGGCGGTCATCGACAAGATAGGCGGCCTGGATGAGGCATACGGCCTGGGATATTATGATGATGACGATTTCTCGGTCAGAGCTATACGCGCTAATTTTCGGTGTATTCGCGCCAATGACATAGTGGTCGAGCACATTAGGGATTCTACATTTTCAACCGTTTTTAAAGACAAAGCCCGGCGGGAGCTTCACGAAAAGAATAAACAGTTATTTTATTCGAAATGGGGCAGGAGGCTCAGGATAGTCTTTATAGTTACGAAAACTTTGGACAAGGAGCGCCTTAAAGATGTGCTTCTCCTTCTTGCAAGACGGCAGCACATAGTCTATTTATGGAATTTGGCCGAACCTCTGGGAATACGGCACATAAATATAAGGGAGAGGATCTTCCCGAAAATCTTTCCGGGAGCGTTATTATCGCTTACCTTATTTATAAATTCTATTAAAAAAGAGGCTAAGCGCTATAACCTGGTGTTCGTCGACAACCCCGGAGTCGCCATGAAATTATCCGGAGACTGCCCGGCGGTGCATTGCGTCGATGTCGAAAGAGGGGCGGATAGAGTCTGCCAAATAGCCGATTCGGCGGCTAAGGATACGAGATGA